The uncultured Paludibaculum sp. sequence GAATCGTCAGGATGGCGGGTAGCGGCATGGAGACATGCTGGAACCAGCCGCTTTCGAGCTCACGTTTGACGCGGAGGGTCGCCCCCTCGACGTCGACGGCCATGATGATGGTGGCGTGGGGCAGGCCCATGAGTTCGGCCATCACGACGCCCGTCTGGCCGCTGCCGAGGTCGTCGGACTGGAGGCCGGTGAGAACCAGGTCGGGCTGTTCGGCCGCCGCGGCCTTGGCGAGCAGGCGGGCAAGACTCAGGGTGTCGTAGGCACCCAGGCTGTCGTCCTCGATGTGGATGGCGCGATCGGCGCCCTTGGCCAGCGCTTCGCGGATTGCGGAGGTGGCCCGTTCGGGTCCGGCACACAAAACGACGACTTCCCCTCCGTGTTGCTCTTTCAACTGAAGAGCCGCTTCGAGGGCATAGGCGTCGGGTTCGTTGATCTCAAAACTCAGTTCGGACTCGTCCAGCCAAAGGGCAGCCGCATCGACTTTCAGGAGCGAGTCGCGCGCCGGCACCTGTTTGAGGGCGACGAGGATCTTCATAGGCACCTCGCGGAATAGATAGAGACGCGCCCTCCCCGTGAGGGAAGGGCGCGCCGGATGAAAGGGACTTACTCAGTGTAGCGCTTGAAGATCAGGCTGCCGTTGGTACCGCCGAACCCGAAGGAGTTCGACAGCGCATAATCGATCTTCATCTTGCGCGGGGTGAGGGGCACGAAGTCGATGTTCTGGCACTGCTCATCCACCTCGTAGAGGTTGATGGTAGGCGGTGCGATCTGGTCACGGATGGCGAGTACGGTGATGCCCGCCTCCAGGCCGCCGGCGCCGCCAAGCAGGTGGCCGGTCATCGATTTGGTGGAACTGACGGCCAAGCCGTTCATGGCATGGTCACCGAAGGCACGGGTGATGGCCTTGCACTCGATGATGTCGCCAACCGGCGTCGAGGTGCCGTGGGCATTGATGTAGTCCACGGACTCGGGCGCCAATTTGGCATCCTTGAGGGCATTGCGCATGACACGGAAAGCACCATCGCCGTCTTCAGACGGGGCCGTGATGTGATACGCATCACCGCTCATGCCGTAGCCGACGATCTCGGCGAGGATCTTCGCTCCGCGGGCCTTGGCGAACTCCAATTCCTCAATGACGAGGATGCCGGCGCCTTCACCCACCACGAATCCGTCACGGTCCTTATCCCACGGACGGGAGGAGCCATGCGGGTCGTCGTTGCGCGTGGAAAGCGCGCGCAGGGCGGCAAATCCACCCACGCCCATCGGCGTGATGCAGGCCTCGGCGCCGCCGCAGATCATCGCATCGGCGTAGCCGTGCTGAATGATGCGAAACGAATCGCCGATACAGTGCGCGCTGGTGGTGCAGGCGGTGGCCGTGGCGGAGTTGGGCCCCTTGGCCCCGAACCGGATGGAGACGTTGCCGGACGCCAGATTGACGATGGTGGCGGGAATGAAAAATGGTGAGATGCGGCTGGGCCCTTTTTCGAGGAGGTTCCGGTGCTCGCGCTCAATCACTTCAAAAGCGCCGATGCCGCTTCCAATATAGACACCCACCTGCTCGGCGATGTCCGGTGTCACCTGCAGGCCCGAGGCTTTCATGGCCTCGTCGGACGCCGCGACCGCGAACTGAATGAAGCGCCCGACCTTCTTGAGTTCCTTCTTCTCGATGAACTGAAGGGGGTCAAAATTCTTCACTTCAGCGGCGATCCTGGCGCTGAATTGCGTGCTATCGAACTGAGTGATCGGTTCGATGCCGCTCTTGGAGGCTAGGATGCCGGCCCAAGTCTCTTCAGCCGTGTGGCCGATGGCGGACAGGAGACCGACTCCAGTGACTACCACCCTACGTGACAATGAAATTCTCCCGGGGGAAAAGAGTCTCTGAGAAACGACGTCTGACGGCGCTTACTTCTTCGCCTTGCCGTCGATGTACTCGACGGCGTCTTTCACCGTCTGGATCTTCTCCGCGTCTTCGTCCGGGATGTCGAGGTCAAAGGCCTCTTCAAACGCCATGACGAGTTCGACGATGTCGAGCGAATCAGCGCCGAGATCGTCCACGAAAGAGGCGGTGCTATCCACCTGGGCTTCGTCGACGCCAAGTTGCTCGACAATGATCTGCTTCACTTTTGCTTCAACAGACATGAAACCTCCAAGAAGTCCACAAAGCACCGATTCTACCGACAGCGCGGATATATTGCAACGAAGGGAGGCCGGAATTTCGGTGCCGAAGGTCCGGTACCATACAGGGAGGCATGAATCCGATCCTGTACTTGCATGGTTTTGCCTCTTCTCCGAATTCGAGGAAGGCGGTAGTTTTTCAGGAACGCTTCGCGGCTCGCGGGCTGACGTTGCTGGTTCCGGACCTGGCGGAAGGCGGCTTCCGCAATCTGACCATTACGGGTCAGTTGGAAATCATTGAGCGGGCGGCGCAGGGGCGGCCGGTGTCGATCATCGGATCGAGCATGGGCGGCTACCTGGCTGCCTTGTATGCGGCGCGCCACGCCGAAGTGGAAAAGACGGTTCTGTTGGCTCCAGCATTTGGCTTTGGCCGGCTTTGGAGTGACAAGCTTGGCGCGGAGGCCGTGGAGAACTGGCGGGGCACTGGTGTGATTCAGACGATGAACTACGCCGAGGGCGGCATGGCGGAGTTGGGTTGGCAGTTGATGGAAGACGCGCTGCGCTATGAAGACGAACCGGCGCTGATGCAGCCATGCCTGATTTATCACGGAGTACATGA is a genomic window containing:
- a CDS encoding electron transfer flavoprotein subunit beta/FixA family protein, producing MKILVALKQVPARDSLLKVDAAALWLDESELSFEINEPDAYALEAALQLKEQHGGEVVVLCAGPERATSAIREALAKGADRAIHIEDDSLGAYDTLSLARLLAKAAAAEQPDLVLTGLQSDDLGSGQTGVVMAELMGLPHATIIMAVDVEGATLRVKRELESGWFQHVSMPLPAILTIQSGINKLRYATLMGIKKAKSKEVKNITAADLGVAPEATVRLQSIYQPQRVKQTQMIEGSPAQQAATLVEKLKFEVRAL
- the fabF gene encoding beta-ketoacyl-ACP synthase II produces the protein MSRRVVVTGVGLLSAIGHTAEETWAGILASKSGIEPITQFDSTQFSARIAAEVKNFDPLQFIEKKELKKVGRFIQFAVAASDEAMKASGLQVTPDIAEQVGVYIGSGIGAFEVIEREHRNLLEKGPSRISPFFIPATIVNLASGNVSIRFGAKGPNSATATACTTSAHCIGDSFRIIQHGYADAMICGGAEACITPMGVGGFAALRALSTRNDDPHGSSRPWDKDRDGFVVGEGAGILVIEELEFAKARGAKILAEIVGYGMSGDAYHITAPSEDGDGAFRVMRNALKDAKLAPESVDYINAHGTSTPVGDIIECKAITRAFGDHAMNGLAVSSTKSMTGHLLGGAGGLEAGITVLAIRDQIAPPTINLYEVDEQCQNIDFVPLTPRKMKIDYALSNSFGFGGTNGSLIFKRYTE
- the acpP gene encoding acyl carrier protein, which encodes MSVEAKVKQIIVEQLGVDEAQVDSTASFVDDLGADSLDIVELVMAFEEAFDLDIPDEDAEKIQTVKDAVEYIDGKAKK
- a CDS encoding YqiA/YcfP family alpha/beta fold hydrolase codes for the protein MNPILYLHGFASSPNSRKAVVFQERFAARGLTLLVPDLAEGGFRNLTITGQLEIIERAAQGRPVSIIGSSMGGYLAALYAARHAEVEKTVLLAPAFGFGRLWSDKLGAEAVENWRGTGVIQTMNYAEGGMAELGWQLMEDALRYEDEPALMQPCLIYHGVHDDVVPVGVSRTFVRTRTCAELREVDSDHELANVVDEIFDGIVLFLGL